ACCTTCTCCCTGGCTCCTTCATAAGCATCAGTAGCACGGCTGCCGAGTGTATGAACCCCGCGATGTACATTGGAGTTCTCCCACTCGTAGTACCGCTTGATAGCATCTATGACCACCTGCGGCTTTTGCGATGTCGCGGCATTGTCGAGATATACCAGCGGATGTCCGTTGATCTCCTGATGAAGAATGGGAAATTGCTCACGGACAGAGGCGATCATTGTCCCAGCTTCCTTTCAACGAGCCCCTGCAGTTGGTCGCGAAGTCCCTCAAGCGGAATTTCGCTGACTACCGGAGCCAGGAAGCCGTATATAATCAAGGATTCTGCTACGGTACGCGAAATACCACGGGACATCAGGTAGTAAATTTGCTCCTGATTCACTTGTCCTACGGACGCTGCGTGTCCAGCTGTTACATCATCCTCGTCAATCAACAGAATCGGGTTCGCGTCACCGCGAGCTTTCGGGCTGAGCATCAGCACACGCTCGGTCTGTTGTCCGTCCGCCTTCGTTGCACCCTTCTCGATCTTGGTAATTCCGTTGATGATGGCTTGTGCCTCTTCGCGCATAACCGCACGGGTAATCATCTGGGATTCGGAGCTCTTGCCATAATGCTTCGCTCGCGTGGTGTAGTTGAGCTTCTGGGATCCGGAACCTACCGCGATGACTTTTGCATCAGATGTCGAGCCGTTGCCCTTTAGGATACTCATGGTATCGCTAGCTGTATCGCCATTGTTCATTTCACCAACGATCCACTCGATCGAAGCGTCATTGTCCAGCATCGCACGACGGAATGTAACATCGGTTACTTCCCCAGCCAATTGGTGAACGGAAGCATAACGCACCTTTGCGCCATTGTTGGCGAATACTTCCACTGCTCCGTTATGGGTCAACGGTGCTGCCAGAGAATCCGATACGTAGTTGTCTACATAAGTGATCTGACTGTTCGCTTCAGCTACGATCAGCACATGCGGAGCAAATGTTGCTTCGGCATCATCCGTCAGCATCACCGCCTGCAGAGGTACATCGACCTCCACATTCTTAGGAACATAGAGGAACACCCCACCGTTCCATACAGCAGCATGCAGAGCGGCCATCGAATGCTCGTCATTCTTAAGCGCTTGATGCAGATAAGGTTTAACCAAATCCGCGTGTTCTTTAACCGCTGTTTCCAAATCGGTGAAAATCACGCCTTTGGCGGCAAGTTCCGGAGCCAGACTTACATATACGGTTCCCGAGTTGCGTTGAATAACCAAGCCGCCTTCTCTTGAACCTTCGACAAGTTTGGCTACCTGTTCTGGCAATTCGTCAAGGGAAGCAAGTTTGTTGCTCTCTTTATATTCACCATAGCTTTGGATGTTCCAGCGCTCGATGCGTTGTTTCTCCAGCTTGGGCAGTTCCAACTGGCCAGCCAGTTCCAGGGAAGCCAAACGGCTGTCTGTCAGCCAGGCCGGTTCCTGTTTACTTTCGGACAATGCCTTCAGAGCCTCAGCGTTGACCGGAAGAATGGTTTGTGTAGTCATATCGTTTCCTCCTCCCGTCTATTTACGCGTCTTGACCTACAGTTTCATCAGTAATGCCCAGCTCTTCCTTAATCCAGTCATAACCTTCTGCCTCCAGGCGCTGTGCCAGTTCAGGGCCGCCGGATTTTACGATACGTCCTTGCATCATCACATGAACGTAATCTGGAGTGATATAGTTAAGCAAACGTTGATAGTGGGTAATAATCAAGAAACCGCGTTCCTCGGATTTCATGGCATTGACACCGTTCGCCACAATTCTCAAAGCATCGATATCAAGACCGGAGTCGATCTCGTCAAGCACGACGATTTTCGGATCCAGCATCATCATTTGCAGGATTTCGTTACGTTTCTTCTCACCACCGGAGAAACCTTCGTTCAGGTAACGGTGAGCGAACTCAGGATTCATCTCGAGCTCCTTCATTTTGCCTTCCATTTGACGAATGAACTTGATTAGGGAAATCTCATTGCCTTCACCCCGGCGTGCGTTGATGGAACTGCGCAGGAAATCGGAGTTCGTAACGCCGGCGATTTCGCTTGGATATTGCATGGCCAGGAACAGACCTGCGAGGGCGCGCTCGTCAACTTCCATCTCCAGCACGTCTTCATCGTTAAGGAATACTTTACCTTCTGTAACTTCATATTTAGGATGCCCCATCAACGCGGAAGCCAAAGTACTTTTGCCTGTACCGTTTGGTCCCATGATGGCATGAACTTCTCCGCCCTTCATCTCAAGGTTGATACCTTTAAGAATCTCCTTGCCTTCGATTGTTGCTTTCAATCCTTCAATGACAAACTTGGTTGACATATTAGATTCCCTCCGTTGAATAGGTAGTGTATTGTTGTCCTATATGATAACAGGATTGGACGCCCTGATTTCATAAAACAAAAAATAATTATTTATTTATAATCATTCTAAACTGATTATCAATGATTCTCAAGCCATTTTATAATAAAATATGACGTATTTCAACCGGACAAGCGTTTTGCAGACAACATTCAGATAACCGTAACAATTAAAAAACAGGCATGACCGATAGACCGGCCAAGCCTGTTTCGTTCGCCCTGTTCCCCTTCATATGTGCTTGTTGCCCCCGAGAGTCATTACGGCATCCGGCAACGGCGTTTATCGCGCGTTGACAGACGGTGCTCAGGTCAACAGCATGAGCTAAAAGGCACGCGGCAAGGTAACCGGTACCCTCAGCTCTTGCAAATACTAAGGAAAGAACAGGCATCATTCTGTTGTATCACGCTTTATCCAAGGAACGAACGCAGCATCCACATATGCTTCTCAAGATCAGCCTTAAACCCGGTGAACATGTCCGCTGTTGGCGCATCTCCGGCTTCCTCGGCCATTTCGATGCCTTCCGCCAGCTCCTCGGATACGGTTGCAAAGTCTTCAATCAAGGCTTGTACCATGCCGCGGGTATCCTCGTTGCCTGAAGCCTCCTGGACCGTTGCAAGTTCCAAATATTCTTTCATCGTTGCAGCCGGTTTGCCTTTAATCGACAGCAGGCGCTCCGCAACCTCATCCATTTTAAGCGTAACTTCATCATACAATTCTTCGAATTTAACATGAAGGGAGTAGAATTGCTCTCCGGTTACATACCAGTGATAATTGTGGAGTTTGACATAGAGCACGTTGAAGTTCGCAACCTGTTGATTCAACAATTGCTCCAGACTTGCGTTCTTCGTTTTTCCTGCAGCTTTGCCAGATGTAGTTTTTGCCATGGTTAATCCCTTCCTTTTCTATATGAAATGCACCCTGTACTGCTTCAAAGGAACATTCGGCAGAGCGGTGTATACCCATTGTAACTGGTACCATC
Above is a window of Paenibacillus sp. FSL K6-1330 DNA encoding:
- the sufD gene encoding Fe-S cluster assembly protein SufD gives rise to the protein MTTQTILPVNAEALKALSESKQEPAWLTDSRLASLELAGQLELPKLEKQRIERWNIQSYGEYKESNKLASLDELPEQVAKLVEGSREGGLVIQRNSGTVYVSLAPELAAKGVIFTDLETAVKEHADLVKPYLHQALKNDEHSMAALHAAVWNGGVFLYVPKNVEVDVPLQAVMLTDDAEATFAPHVLIVAEANSQITYVDNYVSDSLAAPLTHNGAVEVFANNGAKVRYASVHQLAGEVTDVTFRRAMLDNDASIEWIVGEMNNGDTASDTMSILKGNGSTSDAKVIAVGSGSQKLNYTTRAKHYGKSSESQMITRAVMREEAQAIINGITKIEKGATKADGQQTERVLMLSPKARGDANPILLIDEDDVTAGHAASVGQVNQEQIYYLMSRGISRTVAESLIIYGFLAPVVSEIPLEGLRDQLQGLVERKLGQ
- the sufC gene encoding Fe-S cluster assembly ATPase SufC, whose product is MSTKFVIEGLKATIEGKEILKGINLEMKGGEVHAIMGPNGTGKSTLASALMGHPKYEVTEGKVFLNDEDVLEMEVDERALAGLFLAMQYPSEIAGVTNSDFLRSSINARRGEGNEISLIKFIRQMEGKMKELEMNPEFAHRYLNEGFSGGEKKRNEILQMMMLDPKIVVLDEIDSGLDIDALRIVANGVNAMKSEERGFLIITHYQRLLNYITPDYVHVMMQGRIVKSGGPELAQRLEAEGYDWIKEELGITDETVGQDA
- a CDS encoding Dps family protein, coding for MAKTTSGKAAGKTKNASLEQLLNQQVANFNVLYVKLHNYHWYVTGEQFYSLHVKFEELYDEVTLKMDEVAERLLSIKGKPAATMKEYLELATVQEASGNEDTRGMVQALIEDFATVSEELAEGIEMAEEAGDAPTADMFTGFKADLEKHMWMLRSFLG